Proteins encoded in a region of the Phaenicophaeus curvirostris isolate KB17595 chromosome 1, BPBGC_Pcur_1.0, whole genome shotgun sequence genome:
- the PWP2 gene encoding periodic tryptophan protein 2 homolog: MKFAYRFSGLLGTVYRRGNLSFTRDGSALVSPVGNRISVFDLKNNKCETYPLATRLNIVCVGLSPDGSLAILIDEEGAALLVSLIGKCVIHRFFFHKPVHSVSFSPDGKKFVITKDNVALMYHAPGRKREFNAFVLDKTYYGPYDETTCIDWTDDSKCFAVGSKDMSTWVFGAERWANLIYYSLGGHKDVIVACFFEENSLDLYTISQDAALCVWQCDTELDGLKPMPPKDAAKEDNGEKDEEFLEEPKGEEIRGKANPSEKESRNKVKYSRVAKYFFNKEGDFNNLTSAAYHKKTHLLVTGFASGIFHLHELPDFNLIHSLSISDQRIASISINCTGDWIAFGCSGLGQLLVWEWQSESYVLKQQGHFNSMVSLAYSPDGQYIVTGGEDGKVKVWNTSSSFCFVTFTEHNSGVTAVTFTSTGYVILSASLDGTVRAFDLHRYRNFRTFTSPRPTQFSCLAVDSSGEIVSAGSQDSFEIFIWSMQSGRLLDILSGHEGPISSLSFNPTKCVLASASWDKTVKLWDMLDSWRTKETLILNSDVLVVAFRPDGKELAVAALNGQITFWDHENGVQTGSIEGRHDLQMGRKELDQITAKQAAKGKSFTTLCYSADGQSILAGGLSKFVCIYNVKEQILMKKFEISCNFSLDAMEEFIDRRKMTEFGSMALIDEGAGDEDGVAIPLPGVKRGDMSYRHFKPEIRVTCLRFSPTGRSWAATTTEGLLIYSLDAGLIFDPFELDIDITPSNIHKTLRQKEYTVAIVMAFKLNEKKLIQEVIEAVPSNEVDVVCTSLPDLYVEKVLEFLASAFETSCHLEFYLIWAHKLLMLHGQKLKTRSVKLLPVIQFLQKSIQRHFEDVSKLCEWNIYNIKYALAISQQRGMKRLAEETSVDEDNLDSDSDYFMQEVHKDDLSS; the protein is encoded by the exons ATGAAGTTCGCGTACCGG TTCTCCGGGCTGCTCGGCACCGTGTACCGCCGCGGGAACCTCAGCTTCACCCGCGACGGCAGCGCCCTCGTCAGCCCCGTGGGCAACAGGATCTCCGTCTTCGACCTGAAGAA TAATAAGTGTGAGACTTACCCATTGGCTACACGGCTTAATATTGTCTGCGTGGGGCTCTCTCCAGATGGAAGTCTTGCCATACTAATTGATGAAG AGGGAGCTGCGTTGCTTGTCAGTTTGATCGGTAAATGTGTGATACATcgctttttttttcacaagccGGTTCACAGTGTCAGCTTTTCCCCTGATGGCAA GAAATTTGTGATTACAAAAGACAACGTTGCTCTCATGTACCATGCTCCCGGGAGGAAACGAGAATTTAATGCATTTGTTCTGGACAAAACTTACTATGGTCCATATGACGAAACAACTTGTATCGACTGGACTGATGATTCCAA ATGTTTTGCGGTGGGGAGCAAGGACATGTCTACATGGGTGTTTGGAGCAGAACGATGGGCAAACTTGATCTACTATTCTCTTGGAGGGCATAAGGATGTAATAGTAGCCTGCTTCTTTGAAGAGAACAGTCTAGAT CTGTACACAATTAGCCAGGATGCAGCTCTCTGTGTGTGGCAGTGTGATACAGAGCTCGATGGTTTGAAGCCCATGCCCCCTAAAGATGCAGCTAAGGAAGATAATGGAGAAAAAGATGAAGAGTTTCTTGAAGAGCCAAAAGGTGAAGAAATTCGTGGAAAAGCCAATCCAAGTGAAAAAGAATCTAGAAATAAGGTTAAATATTCACGTGTTGCAAA gtattttttcaataaagaGGGAGATTTTAATAACCTGACATCTGCAGCTTATCACAAGAAAACACACCTTTTAGTCACTGGTTTTGCTTCTGGAATCTTTCACCTCCATGAACTTCCAGATTTCAATCTGATCCATTCATTGAG tatttcagaCCAAAGGATAGCTTCTATTTCTATCAACTGTACTGGTGACTGGATAGCTTTTGGATGTTCAG GTTTGGGTCAGCTCCTGGTGTGGGAATGGCAAAGCGAGTCCTATGTGCTGAAGCAGCAAGGACATTTCAACAGCATGGTTTCCTTAGCGTATTCTCCAGATGGACAGTACATAGTGACTGGAGGGGAGGATGGGAAA GTGAAAGTGTGGAACACCTCaagcagcttttgttttgtCACTTTTACGGAACACAACAGTGGTGTAACGGCTGTAACTTTTACTTCCACTGGCTATGTCATTTTGAGTGCTTCCCTAGATGGAACAGTGCGTGCATTTGATCTGCACAG ATACCGCAATTTCCGTACCTTTACATCTCCACGACCAACTCAGTTCTCTTGTTTAGCTGTGGACTCCAGTGGTGAGATCGTGTCAGCTGGTTCCCAGGATTCCTTTGAAATATTCATCTGGTCAATGCAGAGTGGGAGGCTGCTAGAT atCTTATCAGGCCATGAGGGCCCCATCAGCAGTTTGTCCTTTAACCCAACAAAGTGTGTTCTAGCTAGTGCCTCTTGGGATAAAACTGTCAAGTTATGGGATATGTTAGACAGCTGGAGAACTAAGGAGACACTAATACTGAACTCTGATG TTCTTGTTGTTGCTTTCCGTCCTGATGGCAAGGAGCTTGCAGTTGCTGCTTTGAATGGACAGATAACATTTTGGGATCATGAAAATGGAGTGCAGACTGGCTCAATTGAGGGGAGACATGATCTTCAGATGGGAAGGAAGGAGCTTGATCAAATTACTGCCAAGCAAGCAGCCAAGGGAAA GTCTTTTACTACTCTGTGTTACTCGGCAGATGGTCAGTCTATTTTGGCAGGTGGATTGTCAAAATTTGTCTGTATATATAACGTGAAGGAACAGATTCTTATGAAAAAATTCGAAATCTCATGCAACTTTTCTTTAGATGCAATGGAG gagttcATAGATCGgagaaaaatgacagaatttGGCAGCATGGCTCTGATTGACGAAGGAGCTGGAGATGAAGATGGTGTTGCCATTCCTCTTCCTGGAGTAAAAAGAG GTGACATGAGTTACCGACACTTTAAACCAGAAATAAGAGTGACTTGCCTGCGATTCTCTCCTACAG GACGAAGCTGGGCAGCCACTACCACAGAAGGTCTTCTTATCTATTCACTGGATGCTGGGCTAATCTTTGATCCTTTTGAGCTGGATATTGATATCACACCCAGCAATATACACAAAACACTGCGTCAGAAGGAATACACTGTGGCTATTGTTATGGCTTTCAAgctgaatgaaaagaaattaattcaggaGGTCATAGAGGCTGTACCTAGCAATGAGG TTGATGTCGTGTGCACATCACTTCCAGACCTGTACGTAGAGAAAGTATTGGAGTTCCTGGCCTCTGCTTTCGAGACGTCTTGTCATTTAGAGTTCTATCTTATTTGGGCTCATAAGTTACTCATGCTGCATGGGCAGAAACTGAAAACAAG GTCAGTGAAGCTGCTCCCTGTGATTCAGTTCCTTCAGAAAAGCATCCAACGTCATTTTGAAGATGTTTCCAAACT ctgCGAATGGAATATCTACAATATTAAATATGCATTGGCCATTTCACAACAGCGAGGCATGAAACGTCTGGCAGAAGAAACATCAGTAGATGAAGACAACTTGGATTCTGACAGCGATTATTTTATGCAAGAAGTTCATAAAGACGATCTTAGTTCCTAG
- the GATD3 gene encoding glutamine amidotransferase-like class 1 domain-containing protein 3, mitochondrial, producing the protein MLALRLALRRAAPARSAALHCSARRPRPARVAVVLSGCGVYDGTEIHEASAILVHLSRGGAEVQMYAPDVPQMHVIDHSKGQPAEAESRNVLVESARIARGKIASLAKLTTADHDAVIFPGGFGAAKNLSTFAVDGKDCKVNKEVERVLKDFHKAGKPIGLCCISPVLAAKVLSGAEVTVGHEEEEGGKWPYAGTAGAIKELGGKHCVKEVTEAHVDTKNKVVTTPAFMCETELHHIFDGIGAMVKNVLKLTGK; encoded by the exons ATGCTGGCCCTGCGGCTCGCGCTGCGCCGGGCCGCGCCCGCCCGCTCGGCCGCCCTGCACTGCTCCgcgcggcggccccgccccgcgcgcgtGGCCGTg GTCCTCTCTGGTTGTGGTGTCTATGATGGCACAGAAATCCATGAGGCCTCAGC CATACTGGTACATCTTAGTCGTGGGGGAGCTGAGGTTCAGATGTATGCTCCAGATGTTCCTCAGATGCATGTCATTGACCACAGTAAAGGGCAACCAGCTGAAGCTGAGTCAAG GAATGTTTTAGTGGAATCCGCAAGGATTGCTCGTGGTAAAATTGCAAGTCTGGCTAAGCTTACTACAGCAGACCATGATGCTGTGATATTCCCTGGTGGATTTGGAGCTGCTAAAAACTT ATCTACCTTTGCTGTTGATGGGAAAGATTGCAAAGTGAACAAAGAAGTTGAGCGTGTCTTGAAAGACTTTCACAAAGCAGGAAAACCTATTGG TCTTTGCTGCATTTCACCAGTGTTGGCAGCGAAGGTTCTTTCTGGTGCTGAAGTAACTGTGGGccatgaagaagaggagggtggcAAGTGGCCTTATGCTGGGACTGCAGGAGCCATTAAAGAACTGGGAGGAAAGCATTGTGTGAAAGAAGTAACT GAAGCTCATGTGGATACAAAAAACAAAGTGGTGACTACCCCAGCATTTATGTGTGAAACCGAATTGCATCATATCTTCGATGGCATTGGGGCCATGGTAAAGAATGTGCTAAAATTAACtggcaaataa